In a single window of the Renibacterium salmoninarum ATCC 33209 genome:
- the rpsG gene encoding 30S ribosomal protein S7: MPRKGPAPKRPLVLDPVYGSPLVTQLINKILVDGKKSTAERIVYGALEGAREKSGGDPVAALKKAMENIKPSLEVKSRRVGGATYQVPVEVKPGRATALALRWLVGYSKARREKTMTERLRNEILDACNGLGAAVKRREDTHKMAEANRAFAHYRW; encoded by the coding sequence ATGCCTCGCAAGGGTCCGGCCCCTAAGCGGCCTCTCGTCCTAGATCCGGTTTACGGATCCCCGCTGGTTACCCAGCTCATCAACAAAATCCTGGTGGATGGCAAGAAGTCCACTGCTGAGCGCATTGTCTACGGCGCGCTGGAAGGCGCCCGCGAGAAGAGCGGTGGCGATCCCGTCGCAGCTTTGAAGAAGGCAATGGAGAACATCAAGCCCAGCCTTGAGGTCAAGTCTCGCCGTGTCGGTGGCGCCACCTACCAGGTTCCGGTTGAGGTTAAGCCGGGCCGCGCAACTGCACTTGCACTGCGTTGGTTGGTTGGTTACTCCAAGGCTCGCCGCGAGAAAACCATGACTGAGCGCTTGCGCAACGAGATCTTGGATGCCTGCAACGGTCTTGGTGCAGCAGTCAAGCGTCGCGAAGATACGCACAAGATGGCTGAAGCCAACCGGGCGTTCGCACACTACCGCTGGTAG